Proteins found in one Calypte anna isolate BGI_N300 chromosome 10, bCalAnn1_v1.p, whole genome shotgun sequence genomic segment:
- the TICRR gene encoding treslin, whose protein sequence is MACSHSVVFLLDTASPGRRARLQRGALRLLNHLGCRFGLPRLRWAFRFFDSLGGRGGACRGGGFRPPGPRAWARFEEELAERFGARGPAAVLPGPAPRAALTHNGLKETLLDFQWDRPEIASPAKPLRRSRRTGPAASEPLESQAPPEGFVNAVFLFSPCPHSRRDLRRFVSGGDAPSSPRQPPTAQELAEKLLPKSVQELLADQKITLFWVDTAEGSQLMESPDHVGYWTMFELIRQVGGTILPSETLVQCLSHHKADLACGFPGDSSSPVPQAVPWTMLLPLDAALNCLLSKPSVFQAMFPQQEGKIFLTLPGGEKQESCAVILEPLAMSQRQLHCPVSIFLKGTLRGWSLNYASHFLTESWILQSPGAAQTQCNGSLFHQLLTSLVTEELHVVAEVSLSKTWCPCTAVLSPLSGSTAVLTVLGTEKMAEAHQCSLGGAVVENSSRDQGLYLPAVVYSVLSRTDTVVDDSLASMAEETPVPEWVQRELAHTGGWHPSLLEAWYPSSNDCGASSDLMESFRLLQVPCANGKDDADQSQVELSESLSELYQRKFSEGSAAIGPGNNKKRRGVPRTPVRQKMKTMSRSLQMLNVARLNVKAQKFQPDDVPPTVNEKVPQKLSAKRLDEKVEEKEKALKISLDLKTEEELQSHLMATYQQAVAEGVLSSACAQHMIMAIKSFLKVQDAKEREVACMERVRNHLLKTSKMLRQQHGSQKETKVRECQLQVFLRLELCLQCPSLQSNTDEMEQLLEEVTDMLRILCLTEDPGYLTKFLEELLELYMNSIPKTLGDIYYSLGTQIPPKLASVLPSDFCSDDSVTLDSKSPGVPLSLPSAFTPSAVCLRTESDQLEELRTRSAKKRRSNVLARHRSMTEAPQNLRQIEIPKIAKNPVRKNSHSYLASEKSQPMPLLQKEAVQEVTKVRRNLFNEEIRSPSKRSMKKMPRSQSVSAVEGLRYKCTDEGTKDHHKLLTRRVAETPLHKQVSRRLLHKQIKGRSSDPGCDNGVVEESPEKAMNEAGLRRSPRIKQLSLNRTNSGVFYSTTQPSSQVSQRAHQGQEAESSTLQDVEGIKQHSENPKVQTPKRFFFGAVIDLCSSAVKHSPGRRRTRTDAFNSEELTACQTPRKTPHKFVLKSPNSAGKLPRRSPRILSRTPRKLEKTPGKSPAAKQTAAKCLRKYFSDSVQRVKSPSVLTESKQVQLLQGASKDCSPAERFSPPCKKADLQIPEQEGFAVLSASSPLTGSNPAASPTPAVQERCFTELQTPRRSMRYLSKLASPISTGRQILTKEIQLQSDLLSQATKSTPRKPDDPASKLCTIPLSADIRQLTVRLEPLFRSPLHESSVNTVAICSPSHTQARESDWELSASKPSFEKSPGIAGTSLRSPLHTSKQVKCEPNSEGENLTPACTTPSKNKDSFDNGGNSSVQSLQLCQSHVIENTLMSEEFKQMDVVSQKSFPKEDLENLEKHLSPKSSARWQVHTQNVEGECEQLVKKGNSIANSTSESFLSGSQKVTDDLEPRTLLREECMGLKAPSLKRHSRFAPNTLPPVPKSPPAYSLRCTADRQQREAAARMGNPQLVSKFSTPKSHCKPPAGSPPTYEVELEMQASGLPKLRIKKVGSCSSLEVHPEASASKPKGGESPFGEVAVTWCSKHPGKPAAACVSPSCFRSFLSTPGKGGGQTYICQSYTPASCASSTTSPSPLEAGVPWTPSPKQKGKTTPDAINDWPRKKRAAGSTAKASCGQGEKNAEEQKRMSAGREGEGNILEHCSSKVTNTLGEFELEGIYRLQDQASPSDSEPRADEDSAIGAFGLKSRKRVFTHLSPASEEDCDPKRFCTDRSNFDPTAFSADEDNRSKSRTDSVPPEKAEARVLIPPEQHSCVGDDDFFLLSGSTPPVKSVLSASSLLALTQSPLLCQGQTPPSRRKHVPEEESDAFQIPANQEMSPFYVVASRKRPLSRTYSRKRLLS, encoded by the exons ATGGCGTGTTCCCACAGCGTCGTGTTCCTGCTGGACACCGCCAGCCCGGGTCGGCGGGCGCGGCTGCAGCGCGGGGCCCTGCGGCTCCTCAACCACCTGGGCTGCCGCTTCGGCCTCCCCCGCCTCCGCTGGGCCTTCAGGTTCTTCGACTCGCTCGGAGGCCGCGGCGGGGCCTGCCGGGGGGGTGGGTTCCGCCCGCCGGGACCCCGCGCTTGGGCTCGCTTCGAGGAGGAGCTGGCGGAGAGGTTCGGGGCTCGGGGCCCCGCCGCTGTCCTGCCGGGCCCGGCGCCCCGGGCTGCCCTCACCCACAACGGCCTCAAGGAGACGCTCCTTGACTTCCAGTGGGACCGCCCGGAGATCGCCTCCCCGGCCAAGCCGCTCCGCAGGAGCCGGAGGACGGGGCCGGCTGCCAGCGAGCCCCTGGAGAGCCAGGCGCCCCCCGAGGGCTTTGTGAACGCCGTCTTCCTTTTCTCCCCGTGCCCCCACTCGCGCAGGGACCTGCGGCGATTCGTCTCGGGCGGTGATGCCCCTTCCTCCCCTCGTCAGCCCCCCAcagcccaggagctggcagagaaacTCCTGCCCAAGAGTGTCCAGGAGCTGCTTGCGGACCAGAAGATCACCCTCTTCTGGGTGGACACTGCCGAGGGGTCTCAG CTGATGGAATCCCCAGATCATGTTGGGTACTGGACAATGTTTGAACTGATCCGCCAGGTGGGAGGCACCATTTTGCCATCTGAAACCTTAGTGCAGTGTTTGAGTCACCACAAGGCAGATCTTGCCTGTGGCTTTCCTGGAGACTCAAGTTCACCAGTTCCTCAGGCTGTGCCTTGGACCATGCTCCTGCCACTGGATGCAGCTTTGAACTGCCTGCTCTCAAAGCCCTCTGTGTTTCAAGCAATGTTCCCCCAGCAAGAAGGAAAGATATTTCTCACTCTGCctg gaggagagaagcaggaaagctgtgctgTCATCCTGGAACCACTAGCCATGAGCCAAAGACAACTGCATTGTCCAGTCAGTATCTTCCTGAAGGGTACCCTGAGGGGATGGAGCTTGAATTATGCCAGCCACTTCCTCACTGAGAGCTGGATactgcagagcccaggggctGCGCAGACACAATGCAATGGATCCCTGTTCCATCAACTGTTAACGAGTCTAGTGACTGAAGAACTGCACGTG GTTGCTGAGGTGTCTCTGTCTAAAACTTGGTGCCCCTGCACTGCTGTTTTGTCACCACTTTCTGGGAGCACTGCAGTTCTGACTGTGCTTGGTACTGAGAAGATGGCTGAAGCTCATCAGTGCAGCCTTGGAGGAGCTGTAGTGGAGAACTCTTCCCGAGACCAGGGGCTTTACCTCCCAGCTGTTGTGTACAGTGTGTTGAGTAGAACTGACACAGTGGTGGATGATTCTCTGGCCAGCATGG CAGAAGAAACTCCTGTGCCAGAGTGGGTCCAACGGGAACTGGCCCACACAGGGGGCTGGCACCCCTCATTGCTTGAAGCATGGTATCCTTCATCAAATGACTGTGGAGCAAGCTCAGATCTAATGGAGtcattcag GCTCCTGCAGGTTCCATGTGCTAATGGGAAGGATGACGCAGACCAATCTCAAGTGGAACTCTCAGAGAGTCTGTCTGAACTGTACCAGAGAAAATTCAGTGAAGGATCTGCTGCAATTGGACCAGGAAATAACAAGAAAAGAC GGGGGGTTCCCCGCACTCCTGTCAGGCAGAAGATGAAGACCATGTCCAGATCCTTGCAGATGCTCAATGTAGCAAGGCTGAATGTAAAAGCTCAGAAGTTTCAACCTGATGATGTGCCACCAACAGTGAATGAGAAGGTTCCACAGAAGCTTTCAGCAAAAAGATTGGATGAAAAGgtagaagaaaaggaaaaggcactGAAAATCTCACTAG ACCTCAAAACTGAGGAGGAACTGCAGTCCCATTTAATGGCAACCTACCAGCAGGCTGTTGCTGAGGGAGTTCTTTCATCTGCATGTGCCCAGCATATGATCATGGCCATCAAAAGTTTCTTGAAAGTACAAGATGCTAAAGAAAGAGAG GTAGCCTGTATGGAACGAGTTAGAAACCATCTtctgaaaaccagcaaaatgCTCCGGCAGCAGCATGGCTCACAGAAGGAGACTAAAGTCAGAGA gTGCCAACTTCAGGTATTTTTGCGCCTTGAGTTGTGTCTTCAGTGCCCTTCACTGCAAAGCAACACTGATGAAATGGAGCAGCTGTTAGAAGAG GTGACAGACATGCTGCGCATTCTATGTCTGACTGAAGACCCAGGGTATCTTACAAAATTTCTAGAGGAACTATTAGAATT GTATATGAATTCTATACCTAAGACCCTTGGAGATATTTACTACAGTCTTGGTACACAAATACCCCCGAAGCTGGCATCTGTTCTGCCTTCAGATTTCTGCAGTGATGACTCTGTGACTCTGGATAGCAAATCTCCAGGTGTCCCCTTGTCTTTGCCATCTGCCTTCACTCCCAGTGCTGTTTGCCTGCGCACTGAGAGTGATCAGCTGGAGGAGCTCCGCACACGATCTGCCAAAAAGAGAAG GAGTAACGTGTTGGCCAGACACAGGAGCATGACAGAAGCACCGCAGAACTTGCGTCAGATTGAGATTCCCAAGATAGCCAAGAATCCTGTCAGAAAG aacTCTCATTCTTACCTGGCCTCTGAGAAGTCCCAACCAATGCCTTTGTTGCAGAAAGAAGCAGTGCAAG AAGTTACAAAGGTAAGGAGGAACCTCTTCAATGAAGAAATACGTTCACCATCAAAAAGGTCCATGAAGAAGATGCCCAGAAGccagtcagtgtctgctgtgGAAGGCCTACGATACAAATGCACTGATGAAGGCACTAAAG ATCATCACAAGTTACTGACCAGGAGAGTTGCAGAAACACCACTACATAAGCAGGTATCCAGGAGACTACTGCACAAACAGATCAAAGGCCG GTCTTCTGATCCAGGCTGTGACAATGGTGTTGTGGAAGAGTCTCCAGAGAAGGCTATGAATG AAGCAGGTTTGAGAAGAAGTCCACGCATCAAGCAGCTGTCTTTGAATAGGACCAACTCTGGTGTTTTCTATTCCACCACACAGCCCAGCTCACAAGTTTCACAACGAGCCCATCAGGGACAAGAAGCTGAGAGCTCTACACTGCAGGATGTAGAAG GCATTAAGCAGCATTCAGAGAACCCCAAGGTCCAGACTCCCAAGAGGTTTTTCTTTGGTGCAGTCATTGACTTGTGTAGCTCTGCAGTAAAGCATTCACCTGGAAGGAGGAGAACAAGAACAGATGCCTTCAACTCAGAGGAGCTGACTGCCTGCCAG actCCTAGAAAAACACCTCATAAATTTGTCCTGAAGTCACCAAATTCTGCTGGTAAGCTACCAAGGAGATCACCTCGTATTCTCTCCAGGACACCACGGAAGCTGGAGAAGACTCCTGGCAAAAGTCCAGCTGCTAAGCAGACTGCAGCTAAGTGtttgagaaaatacttttctgatTCTGTACAAAGGGTCAAGTCACCATCTGTGTTAACTGAAAGCAAGCAGGTTCAGTTACTGCAAGGAGCTTCTAAGGATTGTTCTCCGGCAGAAagattttcccctccctgcaaaAAGGCTGACTTACAAATACCAGAACAGGAAGGTTTTGCAGTGCTCAGTGCCTCATCACCTCTGACAGGTTCAAATCCAGCTGCTTCTCCTACTCCTGCTGTCCAGGAAAGATGTTTTACAGAACTGCAAACTCCAAGACGTTCCATGAGATACCTCTCAAAATTGGCATCTCCAATTAGTACTGGGAGGCAGATCCTCACAAAGGAAATTCAGTTGCAGTCAGATCTGTTATCTCAAGCAACCAAGAGTACTCCCAGGAAACCTGATGATCCAGCTTCAAAATTATGTACCATCCCTCTGAGTGCAGACATACGGCAGCTCACTGTGAGGTTAGAGCCTCTCTTCCGTTCTCCTCTCCATGAAAGTTCTGTGAACACTGTGGCAATCTGCTCTCCTTCCCACACACAGGCTAGGGAGTCTGACTGGGAACTTAGTGCATCTAAACCATCTTTTGAAAAATCTCCAGGTATTGCTGGCACTTCACTGAGGTCCCCACTTCACACATCCAAGCAGGTCAAATGTGAACCAAATTCTGAAGGAGAGAACCTCACACCTGCATGTACAACACCATCTAAAAATAAGGACAGTTTTGATAATGGTGGTAACTCTTCTGTACAAAGCCTCCAGCTTTGTCAGTCCCACGTTATTGAAAATACCCTTATGTCAGAGGAATTTAAACAGATGGATGTAGTGTCtcaaaagtcttttccaaaaGAGGACTTGGAAAACTTAGAAAAACATTTGTCTCCAAAGTCTTCTGCTAGATGGCAGGTACATACACAGAATGTTGAGGGAGAGTGTGAACAGTTGGTTAAGAAAGGGAACTCCATTGCAAACTCCACCTCTGAGTCCTTCCTAAGTGGTTCTCAGAAAGTTACTGATGACTTAGAACCAAGAACCCTACTGAGAGAAGAATGTATGGGACTGAAAGCTCCAAGTCTTAAGAGGCACTCCAGATTTGCTCCCAATACTTTGCCTCCTGTACCAAAGTCTCCTCCTGCTTATTCTTTACGCTGCACTGCAGACAGGCAGCAGAGGGAGGCTGCAGCACGGATGGGAAATCCTCAACTTGTATCCAAGTTCTCTACTCCTAAAAGTCATTGCAAACCACCTGCTGGCAGCCCACCAACTTACGAAGTGGAACTTGAAATGCAAGCCTCGGGCCTGCCCAAACTTCGCATTAAGAAAGTTGGTTCTTGCTCATCATTGGAAGTTCATCCTGAAGCAAGTGCCAGCAAACCCAAGGGAGGAGAAAGCCCCTTTGGTGAGGTTGCTGTCACCTGGTGCAGCAAGCACCCAGGGaagccagcagctgcctgcgTGTCACCATCCTGCTTTCGCTCTTTCCTCAGTACACCTGGGAAAGGTGGAGGACAGACCTACATATGTCAGTCATACACCCCAGCAAGCTGTGCCTCTAGCaccacctccccatcccccttAGAAGCAGGAGTTCCCTGGACACCATCTCCAAAGCAGAAGGGGAAGACTACCCCTGATGCTATCAATGATTGGCCTCGGAAAAagagagcagcaggcagcactgctAAAGCCAGCTGTGGCCAGGGAGAGAAGaatgctgaggagcagaagagaatgtcagcaggcagagaaggagaggggaacATCTTGGAACATTGCAGCAGCAAAGTAACCAATACTCTTGGGGAATTTGAACTGGAGGGGATTTACAGGCTCCAGGATCAGGCATCTCCTAGTGACTCTGAGCCCAGGGCTGATGAGGACTCTGCCATTGGAGCTTTTGGCCTGAAATCTCGGAAGAGAGTCTTTACCCATCTGTCACCAGCAAGTGAGGAGGATTGTGATCCCAAGAGGTTTTGCACTGATAGATCCAACTTTGATCCCACTGCCTTTTCTGCAGATGAGGACAACAGAAGCAAATCAAGGACAGACTCTGTACCTcctgagaaagcagaagcacGTGTGCTCATCCCTCCTGAGCAGCATAGTTGTGTAGGGGATgatgatttcttccttttgtcag GTTCAACTCCACCAGTGAAGAGTGTGCTGTCTGCTAGCAGCCTTCTAGCACTGACCCAGTCTCCACTGCTGTGCCAGGGACAGACACCACCATCTCGGAGGAAACATGTCCCAG AAGAGGAATCTGATGCCTTCCAAATTCCTGCCAATCAGGAGATGTCTCCATTCTATGTTGTGGCTTCCAGGAAGCGTCCCCTTAGCAGGACTTACTCACGGAAAAGGCTGCTCAGCTGA